In one window of Deltaproteobacteria bacterium DNA:
- a CDS encoding methyltransferase domain-containing protein yields the protein MHASSYQLMGQFLQTIGQDDKVLDVGSYAVQGSYRDLVRPGNYTGLDIAEGPNVDVVVKDPYNWLEVPIWSYDVIISGQALEHIEFPWLTVQEMNRSLRPGGRVCIIVPSAGKEHRYPLDCYRYYPDGLAALAKWVGWEVEEVRRYPELNKQWQDCVLIARKPK from the coding sequence TCGGGCAAGATGACAAGGTGCTCGACGTCGGCAGCTACGCGGTGCAGGGAAGCTACCGAGACCTGGTGAGGCCGGGCAACTACACCGGCCTCGACATTGCCGAAGGCCCGAATGTCGACGTGGTGGTCAAGGACCCCTACAACTGGCTGGAGGTACCGATCTGGTCCTACGACGTGATCATCTCGGGTCAGGCCCTCGAGCACATCGAGTTCCCCTGGCTCACTGTTCAGGAGATGAACCGTTCGCTGAGGCCGGGAGGGCGGGTCTGCATCATCGTCCCCTCGGCCGGCAAGGAGCACCGCTACCCGCTGGATTGCTACCGCTACTATCCGGACGGGCTGGCGGCGCTGGCGAAGTGGGTCGGCTGGGAGGTGGAGGAGGTTCGGAGGTATCCTGAACTGAACAAGCAATGGCAGGACTGTGTACTAATTGCGAGGAAACCAAAATGA